A single Bacteroidales bacterium DNA region contains:
- a CDS encoding DegT/DnrJ/EryC1/StrS family aminotransferase, producing the protein MKKSYSRREFIKRNSFTGLGVLMAGTFGSRIFASSGSSQNTLAILGGQPAHPGKWVSWPIWKPETDEEQLLKVIRSGVWSRANTVDEFERKWAQMIGSKRCLSVVNGTNALIVALTQMGVGAGDEIIVPPYTFIATVAAVLMTGAIPVFADIDPETYQIDPEKIEKKINARTRVILPVHILGLPADMIRIMSIAGKHRLLVLEDACQAWLAEINHKKTGTFGKAGCFSFQNSKNLAIGEGGAIVSDDDEFMDRCCSYNNFGFPHNAPGSIGTDAVMLGTKVRFTEYQAAIGLAEMVRLEGETKLRNENAAYLRAKIEKIPGIIPYKLYNNVTQAAFHLFPFRYKKEQFKGISRNTFLRTLRAEGVPCSGGYTPLNKMPFLEHAFNTKNFRKMYTAGELDAKSYYRQNECPENDLLCTEAVWLPQSLLLGNKQDMDDIANAIEKISQNAGKLISYDK; encoded by the coding sequence ATGAAAAAATCTTACTCCAGACGAGAATTCATAAAACGTAATTCATTCACCGGATTAGGCGTTTTAATGGCAGGAACTTTTGGTTCCCGTATCTTTGCCTCAAGTGGATCGTCCCAAAATACACTGGCCATATTGGGAGGTCAACCTGCACATCCGGGAAAATGGGTTTCGTGGCCGATATGGAAACCTGAGACAGACGAAGAGCAGTTATTGAAAGTCATCAGAAGCGGGGTCTGGTCACGGGCAAATACAGTCGATGAATTCGAACGGAAATGGGCACAGATGATTGGTTCCAAACGCTGCCTATCCGTAGTGAACGGCACCAATGCACTGATTGTGGCGCTTACCCAGATGGGTGTCGGGGCCGGCGATGAGATCATCGTTCCCCCATATACATTCATCGCCACGGTAGCAGCTGTTTTAATGACCGGAGCCATACCCGTATTTGCCGATATCGATCCTGAAACTTATCAGATTGATCCTGAAAAAATAGAGAAAAAGATCAATGCAAGGACACGGGTAATTCTTCCTGTCCATATACTGGGATTGCCTGCTGATATGATACGTATTATGTCCATTGCCGGGAAACACCGGCTGCTGGTTCTGGAAGATGCTTGTCAGGCATGGTTGGCGGAAATTAATCACAAGAAGACAGGTACTTTCGGAAAAGCCGGCTGCTTCAGTTTCCAGAATTCAAAGAACCTGGCCATCGGGGAAGGTGGGGCAATCGTAAGTGATGACGATGAATTCATGGACAGGTGCTGTTCGTATAATAATTTCGGATTCCCTCATAATGCTCCGGGTTCAATAGGAACTGACGCAGTGATGTTGGGTACAAAAGTACGTTTTACGGAATACCAGGCAGCCATTGGATTGGCCGAAATGGTACGTTTGGAGGGAGAAACAAAACTTCGTAATGAAAATGCAGCTTACCTGAGGGCAAAAATCGAGAAAATACCCGGTATCATTCCTTACAAATTATACAATAATGTAACCCAGGCCGCATTTCATCTTTTCCCATTCAGGTACAAAAAAGAACAATTCAAAGGCATATCAAGAAATACATTCCTGAGGACCCTGAGGGCCGAAGGTGTACCATGTTCCGGCGGATATACCCCGCTCAACAAGATGCCCTTCCTTGAACATGCTTTTAATACGAAAAATTTCCGGAAAATGTATACTGCTGGAGAACTGGATGCAAAGTCCTATTACCGTCAGAATGAATGTCCTGAAAACGATCTTTTATGCACTGAAGCGGTATGGTTACCGCAAAGCCTTTTGCTCGGGAACAAGCAGGATATGGATGATATAGCAAATGCCATAGAAAAAATTAGTCAGAATGCAGGGAAATTAATTTCATACGACAAATAA
- a CDS encoding MFS transporter has protein sequence MNHPLSTPVQIKISSRAWITVALLFVVGALNYLDRMMIATMRESLVTAIPMTDAQFGLLTSVFLWVYGLCSPFAGFIADKFKKSYVIIGSLFVWSGVTWLTAHATTFEQLLATRALMGISEAFYIPAALALIVDYHKGTTQSLAVGLHLAGTTVGQSLGFLGGWVAEKYTWSHAFNIFGLIGVLYAVLLIFTLREAPKSNNRNLNTDLKDKIPGIRFKDAMKNIFAKKTFIYLLFFWCLISIVGWLVIGWLPTYYKDHFQLSQSVAGVYATAYLYPASILGLIIGGFWSDKWIRTNPYARILVPMIGLSIAAPCVFMASYTNILIIAIIFFMMYAFLKMFVDSNLMPILCILIDERYRATGYGILNMLATIVGGVGIYVAGALRDSNINLGVVYQSASLCIVLCVVLLWLIRRNAREMTKNKIL, from the coding sequence ATGAATCATCCATTGTCAACACCTGTTCAGATAAAAATTTCTTCGAGGGCCTGGATTACCGTTGCACTCCTGTTCGTGGTAGGTGCCCTCAATTACCTCGACCGTATGATGATAGCGACCATGCGGGAATCGCTTGTCACGGCCATACCTATGACTGATGCACAGTTCGGATTATTGACTTCTGTATTTTTATGGGTTTACGGTCTGTGTAGTCCTTTTGCCGGCTTTATTGCAGATAAGTTCAAAAAAAGCTATGTCATCATTGGCAGCTTGTTTGTATGGTCGGGAGTAACCTGGTTAACCGCACATGCTACCACTTTCGAGCAATTACTGGCTACAAGAGCCTTGATGGGCATCAGTGAAGCATTCTATATTCCCGCAGCGCTTGCCCTGATCGTCGATTACCATAAAGGTACTACACAGTCGCTGGCTGTCGGACTACATCTTGCCGGAACCACTGTCGGACAAAGCCTGGGTTTCCTGGGTGGATGGGTGGCGGAAAAATATACATGGAGCCATGCTTTTAATATATTCGGTCTGATTGGCGTTTTATATGCTGTTTTACTGATCTTCACTTTAAGAGAAGCTCCCAAAAGTAATAACAGGAACCTGAATACGGATCTGAAGGACAAAATTCCGGGTATCCGCTTTAAAGATGCCATGAAAAACATATTTGCTAAGAAAACATTCATCTACCTGTTGTTTTTCTGGTGCCTGATCAGCATTGTGGGATGGCTGGTCATCGGATGGCTGCCTACCTATTATAAAGACCATTTCCAGCTTTCTCAAAGTGTAGCCGGAGTATATGCGACCGCATACCTATATCCGGCCTCTATTCTGGGACTGATTATTGGAGGTTTCTGGTCGGACAAATGGATCAGGACCAATCCTTATGCACGTATTCTTGTTCCTATGATCGGTCTCAGTATTGCAGCTCCTTGTGTTTTTATGGCCAGCTACACTAATATTCTGATCATCGCCATTATCTTCTTTATGATGTACGCATTTCTAAAGATGTTTGTCGATTCCAACCTGATGCCTATTTTGTGTATATTGATCGATGAACGTTACAGGGCTACCGGATACGGAATCCTTAATATGCTGGCAACTATCGTAGGTGGTGTGGGTATTTATGTGGCCGGTGCATTACGCGATTCCAATATCAACCTGGGAGTTGTGTATCAATCGGCTTCATTGTGTATTGTCCTTTGTGTGGTTTTGTTATGGCTGATCAGAAGAAATGCACGGGAAATGACCAAAAATAAAATATTATAA
- a CDS encoding endonuclease/exonuclease/phosphatase family protein → MPYTSKIRATSKYLILFLVILNVACKKETTEPFFRMDESELLQNMSAEEGNRKVTISTNQKYTVISSQSWCKVSVFQDYFSISVYGNEDLQSRTASITITSKGFPERVVTVVQAGTPSVWGIPEESLIQHFTMDGDIRTIAVPTVREYTATSSQTWCAVTITDDGLEITVTPNDGEKRTSLVTLGAEGLSDIFLKVTQDGAIPFLEVPDDQLIQYFDENGGTRIITVACHQKYTAISSETWCYAEVCDNGLKISIPQNKSSERTARIMVSCNNMPDITIDVVQEGITPFISVKESGIWLRAGIQEFSLTVTANIPFVFELPAWIRKISCSPCETAIRKYTFIASSPVTVQENIIIKGVDGDVQAVVPVIQQEVMAIKAMTYNVRVYSSNDGDNNWPNRKDVAAQIIKNEGIDVAGLQEMSKNILGVDQFGDLKTLLSEDYDAYGYGRDESSISDEYNAIFYKKSRFRLIKSGVFWLSETPDVKSKGWDAAYYRIAVWTILEDKNDGQRLFFINTHLDNSGPTARLEGVKLIMTRINSLSEGLPVVLTGDFNAVPASEPVRYITNPSIPDHLLHTKDIAESRSGPNWTIHDYGVTPESQRIFLDYIFVNRSSEVTNHTVLPEKLNNIFLSDHCPVTSEILLMKNL, encoded by the coding sequence ATGCCTTATACAAGTAAAATACGAGCAACCTCTAAATATCTTATCCTGTTTTTGGTTATTTTGAACGTTGCCTGTAAGAAAGAGACGACCGAACCTTTTTTCAGGATGGATGAGTCGGAGTTGCTACAGAATATGAGTGCGGAGGAGGGGAACAGGAAGGTCACCATCTCCACCAATCAGAAATATACAGTCATATCTTCTCAATCATGGTGCAAAGTTTCTGTTTTTCAGGATTATTTCTCCATCTCTGTTTACGGGAATGAAGATCTGCAATCAAGGACTGCGTCCATTACAATAACATCCAAAGGATTCCCGGAACGGGTTGTAACGGTGGTACAAGCCGGAACACCTTCTGTCTGGGGTATTCCTGAAGAATCCTTGATACAGCATTTCACCATGGATGGCGATATCCGTACCATTGCAGTTCCAACTGTCCGGGAATATACAGCTACCTCTTCTCAAACATGGTGTGCTGTAACAATCACGGATGATGGTCTTGAAATCACAGTAACTCCTAATGATGGGGAGAAAAGGACCTCTCTTGTTACCCTTGGCGCCGAAGGGCTTTCCGATATTTTCCTCAAAGTGACCCAGGATGGTGCTATTCCTTTTCTGGAGGTGCCGGACGATCAATTAATCCAATATTTTGATGAAAACGGAGGTACGCGGATTATTACGGTGGCATGTCACCAAAAATATACGGCTATATCCTCTGAAACCTGGTGTTATGCGGAAGTCTGTGATAATGGGTTGAAAATATCCATACCCCAAAACAAAAGTTCGGAACGGACAGCCCGAATTATGGTTTCTTGTAACAATATGCCGGACATCACTATCGATGTGGTACAGGAGGGTATTACTCCGTTTATCTCGGTAAAAGAATCAGGAATCTGGCTTCGGGCAGGAATACAGGAATTTTCTTTAACTGTTACCGCCAATATCCCGTTCGTTTTTGAACTTCCGGCGTGGATACGGAAAATATCATGCAGTCCCTGTGAAACGGCCATTCGGAAATACACTTTTATCGCCTCTTCTCCGGTAACTGTTCAGGAGAACATCATCATCAAAGGAGTGGATGGCGACGTGCAGGCGGTGGTTCCGGTGATACAGCAGGAAGTGATGGCGATCAAGGCCATGACCTATAATGTACGGGTATATTCATCCAATGACGGCGACAATAACTGGCCCAACAGAAAAGATGTAGCGGCGCAGATCATTAAGAACGAAGGAATTGATGTTGCCGGATTGCAGGAGATGAGTAAAAATATTTTAGGAGTGGATCAGTTCGGAGATTTAAAAACGTTGTTATCTGAAGATTATGATGCATATGGATACGGGCGCGACGAAAGTTCGATCTCAGATGAGTACAATGCCATATTTTACAAAAAAAGCCGTTTTCGTCTCATCAAATCCGGTGTTTTTTGGTTGAGTGAGACACCCGATGTGAAATCAAAAGGCTGGGATGCCGCTTACTATCGTATTGCCGTATGGACCATACTGGAAGACAAAAATGACGGGCAACGTTTGTTCTTCATCAATACACATCTGGATAATTCGGGGCCAACCGCACGACTGGAAGGCGTCAAGCTGATTATGACCAGGATCAATTCCCTGAGTGAGGGATTACCGGTTGTTCTGACAGGAGATTTTAATGCCGTACCTGCATCCGAACCGGTCAGGTATATAACGAATCCTTCCATTCCGGATCATTTGTTACATACAAAGGATATTGCGGAAAGCAGAAGCGGTCCGAACTGGACCATTCACGATTATGGCGTGACGCCGGAAAGTCAGCGGATATTTCTTGATTATATATTTGTCAACCGCTCATCGGAAGTCACTAATCATACTGTTCTCCCTGAAAAACTGAACAACATCTTTTTATCAGATCATTGTCCTGTTACTTCGGAGATTTTATTAATGAAAAACCTGTAG
- a CDS encoding neutral/alkaline non-lysosomal ceramidase N-terminal domain-containing protein, whose product MPDKPIKIYGLLFVSALFFTSKVFAETNISMLWKAGTAQVVITPGENLWMAGYAARNQPSEGKIHDLYAKALVLEDSYGSRSVLVTSDLLGFTADLSNRIRKELASLLDLTKAQIILNASHTHSGPVLSGALVDIYPIDKEEWDRIERYTQTLEKKIIDLVIEAALNLEPVSIYAANGTARFLVNRRNNPEQKIEYQSELKGPSDYSVPVLKVVKKSGDIKAIIFGHACHPVVLTGYQWAGDYPGFAQLELEKLYPGTTALFFQGAGADQNPMPRRTIPLARQHGITLAAAVDRVLHEKMKSLPSSLKTAYKEIDLPLVPISEKELAGIIQEKEGYPKQWALRMLEERRKGITPLNTYPYPIQIWNLGGLPLFSLGGELVVDYALNFKQKYGYESFVLGYSNDVMAYIPTVRILNEGGYEGADSQMVYGMPGLWSSEIETLIFKGVDELAEKVDIQRR is encoded by the coding sequence ATGCCGGACAAACCCATAAAAATATACGGACTTCTCTTTGTTTCCGCTCTCTTCTTTACCAGTAAGGTTTTCGCGGAAACCAATATTTCCATGCTGTGGAAGGCCGGTACGGCACAGGTTGTTATAACACCAGGAGAGAATTTGTGGATGGCCGGATATGCGGCCCGAAACCAACCCTCCGAAGGAAAAATTCACGACTTATATGCTAAAGCACTGGTGTTGGAAGATTCTTACGGAAGTCGTTCCGTATTGGTTACATCCGATCTTTTGGGCTTTACAGCAGACTTGTCGAATCGTATTCGAAAAGAACTGGCATCTTTACTGGATCTTACAAAAGCCCAGATTATCCTGAACGCCTCGCACACACATTCGGGTCCTGTGTTATCCGGCGCTTTAGTGGATATCTACCCGATAGATAAGGAAGAATGGGATAGGATTGAAAGGTATACGCAGACCCTGGAAAAAAAAATCATCGATCTGGTCATAGAAGCGGCCCTAAACTTAGAGCCTGTTTCAATCTATGCGGCCAACGGAACGGCCCGGTTCCTGGTAAATCGTAGGAATAATCCGGAACAAAAAATAGAGTACCAAAGTGAATTGAAAGGGCCGAGCGATTATTCAGTTCCTGTTCTTAAAGTTGTTAAAAAGTCAGGTGATATAAAAGCCATTATCTTCGGGCATGCCTGCCATCCCGTTGTGTTGACCGGTTACCAATGGGCCGGCGATTATCCGGGATTTGCTCAGTTGGAATTGGAAAAATTATATCCCGGAACGACGGCCCTCTTTTTTCAAGGTGCCGGTGCCGATCAAAACCCTATGCCTCGTAGAACCATTCCGTTGGCCAGGCAACATGGCATCACACTGGCAGCGGCTGTGGACAGGGTACTTCACGAAAAGATGAAATCATTGCCATCCAGCTTAAAAACAGCATATAAAGAGATCGACCTACCTTTGGTACCGATATCCGAAAAAGAATTGGCCGGAATAATACAAGAGAAAGAAGGATATCCGAAGCAGTGGGCTTTACGTATGCTGGAAGAAAGAAGAAAAGGCATTACTCCTCTCAATACCTATCCGTACCCCATACAAATATGGAACCTGGGAGGGTTACCCTTATTTTCCTTAGGTGGAGAATTAGTAGTAGATTATGCTCTGAATTTCAAACAAAAATATGGATATGAATCATTTGTTTTAGGATATTCCAATGATGTTATGGCTTATATACCGACTGTCAGGATATTGAACGAAGGTGGTTATGAAGGGGCGGATTCACAGATGGTATATGGAATGCCCGGATTGTGGTCGTCTGAAATAGAAACCCTTATATTTAAAGGGGTAGATGAGTTAGCAGAAAAAGTAGATATACAACGCCGGTAA
- a CDS encoding Gfo/Idh/MocA family oxidoreductase yields the protein MTDRRTFIKTGAFAGVGLFTSGWVSGNVSEPVKKGLRVGIIGLDTSHSTAFTRLFNNDQASDYGGYKVVAAYPYGSRDIKSSVDRIPGYIEEVKKMGVEIVDSIKALLKKVDFVLLETNDGRPHLEQALEVFRAGKPVFIDKPVAASLTDAISIYQAAGKFKVPVFSASSLRYMSNMDDILKKQSIGKILGADTFSPCALEETHPDFFWYGIHGVEALFTVMGVGCKTVSRVHTPGADVTTGIWNDQRIGTFRGIRTGKTGYGGYAFGEKGIKPLGDYNGYIPLVKEIVKFFQTGIAPVTPEETLEIFSFMEAADESKRRNGASVDIQEIREKALSKVKKTW from the coding sequence ATGACAGACCGTAGAACTTTTATCAAAACCGGAGCTTTTGCAGGAGTGGGATTATTCACATCGGGATGGGTTTCAGGAAACGTTTCCGAACCTGTAAAAAAAGGATTACGAGTAGGAATTATCGGATTGGATACTTCACATAGCACAGCTTTCACAAGATTGTTCAATAATGATCAGGCATCCGACTATGGAGGATACAAAGTCGTCGCAGCCTATCCCTATGGCAGCCGCGATATAAAATCCAGTGTCGACCGTATCCCGGGTTATATCGAAGAAGTAAAAAAAATGGGAGTGGAAATTGTTGATTCCATCAAAGCCTTATTAAAAAAAGTCGATTTTGTATTGCTTGAGACAAATGACGGGCGTCCGCATCTGGAACAAGCATTGGAGGTTTTCAGGGCAGGAAAGCCGGTGTTTATTGATAAACCGGTGGCTGCTTCCTTAACCGATGCTATTTCCATTTATCAGGCAGCCGGAAAATTTAAGGTCCCTGTTTTTTCTGCATCTTCCCTCAGGTACATGTCGAATATGGATGATATCCTGAAAAAACAAAGTATTGGAAAAATCCTGGGTGCCGATACATTCAGTCCATGCGCACTGGAGGAAACCCATCCTGATTTTTTCTGGTATGGCATCCATGGTGTCGAAGCATTGTTTACCGTCATGGGCGTAGGATGTAAAACAGTATCGCGCGTACATACCCCAGGCGCTGATGTTACGACAGGTATTTGGAATGATCAACGTATCGGTACTTTCAGGGGAATACGGACAGGGAAAACAGGGTATGGCGGATATGCTTTCGGTGAAAAGGGTATTAAACCTTTGGGTGACTATAATGGATACATCCCGTTAGTCAAGGAAATTGTTAAATTTTTCCAGACAGGAATTGCTCCTGTAACTCCGGAAGAAACACTTGAAATATTCTCCTTCATGGAAGCAGCAGATGAAAGCAAAAGAAGGAACGGTGCATCTGTTGATATTCAGGAGATTCGTGAAAAGGCGCTTAGTAAAGTAAAAAAGACATGGTAA
- a CDS encoding NPCBM/NEW2 domain-containing protein, producing MKRIFLNLLLCTAVLFPYNIFSQQKYGANRVSVERRSQAPPLKLISSSDREMIQKADQMVKKYHLNTKPVNHVVKIVYFHGNDLFPLDNWQDRLPRTLDDVSNFYREEFQRYGIDISGVPFEKKNGEYVIHKVQGDLSSRNYNTESGGIIEEEIARKTNGRINFSTDYVLIINGLCYRKDDGVYVFHSPYHGRGSFIDGVCHVADCELLDAGLLKDTTMRMVFSEMMIARKECGVAEFNSWYIGGIAHEMGHVFGLPHDFGYPGETDGSNISLMGQYGSRHFRDYLWGGKPSAFFSAAGILQMLSHPVFTQSDKLQNTDLDFWLYSKQFEKNETGILLNANFKAGVPPYGIVALLRPDNISEYFNRSFPTFIQSAGSISVELGKLSAGSYTLQLLFLFPNGAVRWFNHTVSVDNEGNAVIIDSPANNSVDIQKLYEKIGKQKKTTETQAKLEILNGILNPQTPINPVTYQGKTLYLSDAKWEKAMVGWEQPARNYFNREAEHRFFLELQGKLYAKGLYAHSPSLYVFRLGKKWNTFSAIVGLRDGAHKQGSARFTVIGDGKVIYKSDVLRNQGQEEITVDISGVEILELKADGTEGHNHNSWAIWVDPVIKK from the coding sequence ATGAAAAGAATTTTTCTGAACCTCCTTTTGTGTACGGCCGTTTTATTTCCTTATAATATCTTTTCTCAACAGAAGTATGGAGCCAACCGGGTGTCGGTAGAACGCCGGTCTCAGGCTCCACCTTTAAAATTGATATCCTCTTCTGACAGGGAAATGATACAAAAGGCAGATCAGATGGTGAAAAAATACCATTTGAATACAAAGCCGGTCAACCATGTGGTGAAAATAGTATATTTTCATGGTAATGATCTGTTCCCATTAGATAACTGGCAGGACCGGCTGCCCCGGACATTGGATGACGTAAGCAACTTCTACAGGGAAGAATTTCAAAGATATGGTATTGACATTAGCGGAGTGCCTTTTGAAAAAAAGAATGGTGAATATGTCATTCATAAAGTTCAGGGAGATCTGTCATCCCGTAATTACAATACCGAGTCGGGAGGGATAATCGAGGAAGAAATTGCAAGGAAGACCAACGGACGGATCAATTTTTCCACGGATTATGTATTAATTATAAATGGTTTGTGTTATCGAAAAGATGATGGAGTTTATGTTTTTCACTCACCATATCACGGGAGAGGTTCATTCATCGATGGGGTATGTCACGTTGCGGATTGCGAACTGTTAGATGCCGGATTATTAAAAGATACTACTATGCGAATGGTGTTTTCTGAAATGATGATAGCTCGAAAAGAGTGTGGTGTCGCTGAATTTAACAGTTGGTATATTGGCGGGATTGCTCATGAAATGGGACATGTATTTGGGCTTCCCCATGATTTTGGTTATCCGGGGGAGACGGACGGATCTAATATTTCGTTGATGGGACAGTATGGCAGTCGGCATTTCAGGGATTATCTCTGGGGAGGAAAACCAAGTGCATTTTTCTCTGCGGCGGGTATTTTACAGATGTTGAGCCATCCTGTTTTTACTCAATCCGATAAATTACAAAACACAGATCTTGATTTTTGGTTGTATAGTAAACAGTTCGAAAAAAATGAAACAGGGATACTGTTAAATGCGAATTTTAAAGCCGGGGTGCCACCCTATGGAATAGTAGCGTTATTACGGCCGGATAATATTTCGGAATATTTCAACCGGAGTTTTCCAACTTTTATCCAAAGTGCCGGTTCAATAAGTGTAGAATTAGGGAAATTATCGGCAGGAAGTTATACCCTTCAATTATTGTTCCTTTTCCCTAACGGTGCTGTCCGATGGTTCAATCATACGGTATCTGTAGACAATGAGGGTAATGCCGTGATCATTGATTCTCCGGCGAATAATTCCGTAGACATACAGAAATTGTATGAAAAGATCGGGAAGCAGAAAAAAACCACGGAAACACAGGCGAAATTAGAAATATTAAATGGAATATTGAATCCGCAAACGCCTATAAATCCTGTAACATACCAGGGGAAAACATTATATTTATCAGATGCAAAGTGGGAGAAAGCCATGGTAGGTTGGGAACAACCGGCCAGGAATTATTTTAACCGCGAAGCGGAACATAGGTTTTTCCTGGAACTTCAGGGGAAATTATATGCCAAAGGCCTTTATGCTCATTCGCCGTCATTATATGTGTTCCGCTTAGGTAAAAAATGGAATACATTTTCTGCAATTGTCGGTTTAAGGGATGGCGCTCATAAACAAGGATCTGCAAGATTTACAGTGATCGGCGACGGTAAGGTAATTTACAAATCAGACGTGTTAAGAAACCAAGGACAGGAAGAAATAACAGTGGATATATCAGGCGTAGAGATTCTGGAACTAAAAGCCGACGGAACAGAAGGACATAATCATAATTCGTGGGCGATATGGGTCGATCCTGTTATAAAAAAATAA
- a CDS encoding Gfo/Idh/MocA family oxidoreductase, producing MDTSRRDFIKKVSLGATALSVGGILPGFSAGSYRRIIGANDRIRVSVIGVNSRGNALAQNFAHQPQCEVATICDVDKRAIEKCIKALSGIQEKIPGGEPDFRKSLEDKNIDAVVIATPDHWHTPAALLSLQAGKHVYLEKPVSHNPNEGEMLVNAAKKYNKVVLIGTQRRSWPKVVEAIQKVQEGVIGKVHYGKGWYASNRPGIGTGKPVPVPEWLDWDLWQGPAPRKTYKDNIVHYNWHWFWNWGTAESLNNGTHMIDLLCWGMNLKYPKKITSSGGRYYYKDDWETPDTQIINIEYDDVLLSWEGQSCNSKLIENSSVGVIFHGEKGNLFISGGNDYKIFDKNNKVISDVKSDITIDPQNRTSPAQRLDALHIQNFFDGIQKGAKLNMTVEEGHLCTLLMQLGNISLRTGSPLNINPENGHILKNSAAQKLWKRDYERGWEPKV from the coding sequence ATGGATACATCAAGACGTGATTTTATAAAAAAAGTCTCATTAGGAGCGACAGCGCTTAGTGTCGGAGGTATACTTCCCGGGTTCAGCGCCGGAAGTTATCGTCGGATTATAGGGGCCAACGACCGCATCCGTGTTTCGGTAATCGGTGTCAACAGCCGTGGCAATGCTTTGGCTCAGAATTTCGCTCATCAACCGCAATGTGAGGTTGCCACTATATGTGATGTGGATAAACGAGCCATAGAGAAATGTATCAAGGCATTAAGTGGAATACAGGAAAAAATACCCGGAGGAGAACCGGATTTCAGAAAATCACTCGAAGATAAGAATATAGATGCCGTTGTTATAGCTACTCCCGACCATTGGCATACACCGGCTGCATTGTTGTCCCTCCAGGCAGGAAAACATGTATATCTTGAAAAACCTGTAAGTCACAACCCGAATGAGGGCGAAATGCTGGTCAATGCCGCAAAAAAATACAATAAAGTAGTGTTGATCGGTACACAGCGCCGTTCCTGGCCCAAGGTAGTCGAAGCCATTCAGAAAGTACAGGAAGGTGTTATCGGAAAAGTACATTACGGGAAAGGATGGTATGCCAGCAACAGGCCGGGCATCGGTACCGGTAAACCTGTTCCTGTTCCGGAATGGTTGGATTGGGACCTGTGGCAGGGGCCGGCACCACGTAAAACCTATAAGGATAATATTGTCCACTATAACTGGCACTGGTTCTGGAATTGGGGAACTGCCGAATCATTGAACAACGGGACCCATATGATAGACCTGCTCTGCTGGGGGATGAACCTGAAATACCCTAAAAAGATCACTTCAAGCGGCGGAAGATATTATTATAAAGACGATTGGGAAACACCCGACACACAAATCATCAATATAGAATATGATGATGTGCTCTTATCATGGGAAGGGCAAAGTTGTAACAGCAAATTGATCGAAAACTCATCTGTAGGAGTCATTTTTCACGGAGAAAAAGGCAATCTATTCATCTCCGGTGGGAATGATTACAAGATATTCGACAAAAATAACAAGGTGATCAGTGATGTGAAGAGCGACATTACTATCGACCCCCAGAACAGGACAAGTCCCGCCCAAAGGCTGGATGCCCTCCATATACAGAACTTCTTTGACGGCATACAAAAAGGGGCTAAGCTCAACATGACCGTTGAGGAAGGGCATTTGTGTACTTTACTGATGCAATTGGGCAATATATCACTGCGTACCGGAAGTCCTTTGAATATCAATCCCGAAAACGGGCATATCCTGAAAAATTCCGCAGCGCAAAAACTCTGGAAACGGGATTATGAGCGTGGATGGGAGCCCAAAGTTTAA